Below is a genomic region from Actinomycetota bacterium.
CGCGGTCACCTCGATCGGCCGGGTGCACGGCCGGCCCGCGGGCACGCCGAAGCCGTGTGACTGCACGTTCTGCGCCACGGTGGTCCCGCCCGTCGGGCAGACGATGTACTTCGACTGCACGGGCAAGACGAGCGACGACTGCAACTGCCTGTGCCTCTGCGCGGGGGTGGACGCGGAGTGTTCGCACCCGGCCGATCCCTGCGTGGTGGGGGTCGTCTGCAAGCCGCGCGCCACGGCGTGCTGAGGGGAGGAGAGCGAGTTGGCATCCGACGCATCCACACCGCGGCCCTCGAAGTTGGTCCGGGCGATCAGTGCCGCGCTGATCGAGCAGGGCGTGCCGGCCGGTTCGTCCGTCGACGTCGCCAACGGTCCCGCAGAGGGACTCGGCTTCACCGTGGGTGAGGACGCCGGCGACGAGGACTGATCGCCGCTAGCGCTTCAGGTCGCGCAGCCCACGCCGCCAGCGCTGGGTGAAGCTGCCGTGACGGCCCTCGAGGTAGTCGCGCTTCGGGAAGGTGAGCGCCCGCACGAAGGCCAGCTTGTTCGAGGTGCCCCGGATGGCGCGGACCGCGGCGAGCGAGCGCGCCGCGTAGCCCTTGTCGGGGCGCTGGTACACCGAGAGCGCCCGCCGTTCCCACGGCTCGGGCTCGTACCGGTACGCCCAGAACGAGAGCGCGGTCGCGTCGGCGAGCGCGAACGCGTCCCACGCGGACCGCACCGCGAGGGCCACGACCGCGTCGGCCCTCCACGCCGCGGCCAGCCGGCGGATCTCGTCGACGTCGACGTTGCCCGCGAGCAGCAGCTCGGCGACGTCGCGCAGCGGCACGAGGCGCGGCGGTGTGTTGCCGAGGACCGCGTGGTAGCACGCGTTGAGGAACCGGTGCTCGGGACGCAGCGCGTGGATGGTGCGGCCCGCGAGCACGAAGGTCGAAGACGAGAGCCACAGCGCATCGAGATCGATGCTGAGGCCGTAGGGCCCGAGGACGAACGTGCGGTGCAGGTCGATCTCGGTGTCTTCGGCGTCGGAGAAGCTCGTCCCCTTGCCGAAGCGGCGGTCGAAGCCGGGACGGGGCTCCGGGAAGCGCCGGCGGTGGCCGGCGGCGGAGAGCGCTTCGACGGCCGAGTCGAACTGCGAGGAGGGCACCAGCAGGTCGATGTCGCCGAACGACCGCAGCGAAGGGTCGGCGTAGTCGAGGTGGGCCACCGCCGATCCCTTCAGCACCCGGTACGGGATCTCGAGGGTCTCGAAGAGGTCGACGACCTCGAGCAGGGTGCGTTCCAGGAGGAGCGCGAGAGACATCTCACGGAGGTGACTGTCGCCCGCCTGCTCGAGCTGGACCGCGGTGACGGCGAGCGCGTTCTCTTCGATGGCGTGCGCGAGGTGGCCACTCATCCGCTGGGCGCGTGCCGCGCCGAGGAGCGCCAACCATTCGTCGTCGGCCATCGGTCCACGGGGA
It encodes:
- a CDS encoding nucleotidyltransferase family protein, which produces MTDVRAAARAIAAYGLAGTTTELPRGPMADDEWLALLGAARAQRMSGHLAHAIEENALAVTAVQLEQAGDSHLREMSLALLLERTLLEVVDLFETLEIPYRVLKGSAVAHLDYADPSLRSFGDIDLLVPSSQFDSAVEALSAAGHRRRFPEPRPGFDRRFGKGTSFSDAEDTEIDLHRTFVLGPYGLSIDLDALWLSSSTFVLAGRTIHALRPEHRFLNACYHAVLGNTPPRLVPLRDVAELLLAGNVDVDEIRRLAAAWRADAVVALAVRSAWDAFALADATALSFWAYRYEPEPWERRALSVYQRPDKGYAARSLAAVRAIRGTSNKLAFVRALTFPKRDYLEGRHGSFTQRWRRGLRDLKR